From a single Fusarium fujikuroi IMI 58289 draft genome, chromosome FFUJ_chr03 genomic region:
- a CDS encoding probable cAMP-dependent protein kinase, translating to MPSLGFLKKKRTREGNSDPSASSPTSPVTPTTSRSKSISKAFHLPRTSRQSTSAPSAQPTNGQSQQQQQQPDQIQEGAVSQSNQSSAPNEQTTAATDGQQQEDMSAINLHQPSYGAGSPMNHDHQNLPSINNLINPPQQQQQHNAQGNSYNNGQTNPQYLAATIDSHRPQTVSPGTDPAALQQQQQQALPQPSMPPQQQQSQAQQQHQQPPQQFQHQQNQSQNQAQQQQQYQHQPHHQQNASTGSVMRVTKGKYSLGDFDILRTLGTGSFGRVHLVQSKHNQRFYAVKVLKKAQVVKMKQVEHTNDERRMLADVKHPFLITLWGTFQDPKNLYMVMDFVEGGELFSLLRKSGRFPNPVAKFYAAEVTLALEYLHSKNIIYRDLKPENLLLDRHGHLKITDFGFAKRVPDKTWTLCGTPDYLAPEVVSNKGYNKSVDWWSLGILIYEMLCGYTPFWDSGSPMKIYENILKGKVKYPAYVNADAQNLLERLITADLTKRLGNLYGGPDDVKTHPWFAEVTWDRLARKDIDAPYTPPVKAGAGDASQFDRYPEDPEKYGVVTAPDEYGHMFTEF from the exons ATGCCTTCACTGGGGTTTCTCAAGAAAAAGCGGACCAGAGAGGGCAACTCTGATCCTTCTGCTTCAAGTCCAACTAGTCCAGTTACTCCTACCACTTCCAGGTCCAAGTCCATCTCTAAAGCTTTTCACCTGCCTCGAACAAGCAGGCAATCAACCTCAGCACCAAGTGCCCAACCAACCAACGGCCAgagccagcagcaacagcagcagccagacCAGATTCAGGAAGGTGCCGTGTCTCAATCGAATCAATCCTCTGCGCCGAATGAGCAGACGACAGCAGCTACGGATggacagcaacaagaagataTGAGCGCAATTAACCTCCATCAACCCTCATACGGTGCGGGCAGTCCTATGAATCACGATCATCAGAACCTACCCAGCATCAATAACCTCATCAACCCGccccagcaacagcagcagcacaatGCACAGGGCAATTCCTACAACAACGGCCAGACCAACCCGCAGTACCTAGCCGCCACGATAGATAGCCATCGACCGCAGACCGTCAGTCCCGGAACTGATCCCGCAGCcctccaacaacagcagcagcaagctctGCCACAGCCGAGTATGCCTccgcaacagcaacagtCGCAGGcgcagcaacaacaccagcagccgCCTCAGCAgttccaacaccagcagaaCCAGAGTCAGAATCAAgcgcaacagcaacaacagtaCCAACACCAGCCGCACCATCAACAGAACGCTAGCACTGGTTCAGTCATGCGCGTAACAAAGGGAAAATACTCGTTGGGTGACTTCGATATCTTGAGGACGCTTGGAACTGGTAGCTTCGGCCGAGTACATTTAGTCCAATCGAAGCACAACCAGCGTTTCTATGCGGTCAAGGTGCTCAAGAAGGCCCAGGTGGTCAAAATGAAGCAAGTCGAACATACCAATGACGAACGTCGCATGCTAGCTGACGTCAAACACCCTTTCCTTATTACCCTCTGGGGCACGTTCCAGGATCCGAAGAACCTCTACATGGTGATGGATTTCGTTGAAGGTGGAGAGCTATTTTCACTTCTGAGGAAGTCGGGA CGTTTCCCTAACCCTGTTGCCAAATTCTACGCCGCGGAGGTCACTTTAGCTTTGGAATACCTCCATTCAAAGAACATTATATACCGTGATCTTAAGCCAGAAAATTTGCTACTTGATCGGCATGGCCATCTTAAGATTACAGATTTCGGTTTCGCGAAGCGAGTGCCTGACAAGACATGGACTCTGTGTGGTACTCCGGATTACCTAGCTCCTGAAGTGGTCTCTAACAAAGGCTACAACAAATCCGTGGATTG GTGGTCCTTGGGTATCCTGATATATGAAATGCTATGCGGTTACACCCCCTTCTGGGATAGTGGATCTCCCATGAAGATCTACGAAAACATTCTCAAGGGCAAAGTTAAATATCCGGCATACGTCAACGCGGACGCTCAAAATCTTCTTGAGCGTCTGATCACAGCCGACCTCACAAAGCGATTAGGTAACCTCTACGGAGGCCCAGATGACGTGAAGACCCATCCTTGGTTCGCTGAAGTCACCTGGGATCGATTAGCCAGGAAGGACATTGACGCGCCCTACACGCCACCAGTCAAGGCGGGTGCCGGAGACGCGAGTCAATTCGATCGTTACCCCGAGGATCCCGAGAAGTACGGAGTGGTTACGGCACCAGATGA GTACGGTCACATGTTTACGGAGTTTTAA